The Ahaetulla prasina isolate Xishuangbanna chromosome 3, ASM2864084v1, whole genome shotgun sequence genome window below encodes:
- the MOB3C gene encoding MOB kinase activator 3C, whose translation MALCLKQVFNKDKTFRPRKKFEPGTQRFELYKKAQASLKSGLDLKTVVQLPPGENINDWIAVHLVDFFNRINLIYGTISEFCTEKSCPIMSGGLKYEYRWQDDYRFKRPTKLSAPHYMGMLMDWIETLINNENIFPTRIGVPFPKNFQQVCTKILTRLFRVFVHVYIHHFDSIIGIGAEAHVNTCYKHFYYFINEFSLVDQRELEPLKEMTERICH comes from the exons ATGGCTCTATGCCTTAAGCAAGTTTTTAACAAAGACAAAACATTTCGCCCTCGTAAGAAATTTGAGCCGGGCACACAGCGGTTTGAGCTGTACAAGAAAGCCCAGGCTTCCCTCAAATCAGGACTAGACTTAAAGACAGTGGTCCAATTGCCCCCAGGGGAGAACATCAATGACTGGATTGCAGTGCACCTCGTGGACTTCTTCAATAGGATAAATCTCATTTATGGGACCATATCTGAGTTTTGCACTGAGAAGAGCTGCCCCATTATGTCTGGTGGCCTGAAGTATGAATATCGATGGCAGGATGATTATCGATTCAAGAGACCTACCAAGCTTTCAGCACCACATTACATGGGCATGCTGATGGACTGGATTGAGACACTAATTAATAATGAAAACATCTTTCCTACTAGAATAG GTGTACCTTTCCCCAAGAATTTCCAGCAAGTCTGCACAAAGATCCTCACACGCCTCTTCAGGGTTTTCGTCCATGTTTATATCCACCACTTTGACAGCATCATCGGTATTGGTGCTGAAGCTCATGTCAACACTTGCTACAAACACTTTTACTACTTCATCAATGAATTCAGCTTGGTTGATCAAAGGGAATTAGAACCACTG AAGGAAATGACGGAAAGGATTTGCCATTAA